The genomic stretch aaatattaaatgttattaATGCTTGTGTAAAACAAGAAATGTGGAGAGGGGGGAGTGTTTTCGGAGCATAGAATATATGTAAACATAAGTAGTTCAAAAGAAAGACATGAAATTCATGTAGAATAAAACATGTGAATCCACcaagaaagaaaataagaaaacaattattatttctttttatgtagAAATGTTTAAACTCTATTTTTGTCTTCAATGTTGACTATTCTATTTTTTGCACCCTAAAAAATCTTGAGTAGCTATAGCCCTATCCACACAATGATATGGATGCAACATAGAGATAGAtgactttttactttttttttcctatttctacTGATgagttttaaattgtttattagacttattataattgttattcaattaaaataaaattccatCAATATTGTTTTCCAATTCTGCAATGAATTCCAGAATAATTTTCCTTGACTTTgacaaaaaatgtgtaaacaaaaatttatatttatagaaatcAACAAATTGACTATTGTAGATAATCTTCAAGAGGTTTTTTAACTCTGGAATCTTCAAAAAATGTCAACCATATGAATAAAAATTTCAAGTGGGATCTTAAGGCAGCAAATGCTATCACAGTATGAATGATTGTGAAATAAactgaaacaaacaacaaccatctTTCTTAATTAAGATACACACCAATATCCTTTGTTtagaatatttataagtataacTTTACAAACATCACAGGTTATCACAAAATTCTGACAATTATTTATCAACAATCATAACTTATCAACACTGATTGAATTGTCAAAataattcaattatttttatttacatgctACATAAGTGAAAAATGAGATGCATTATCTCTATTGCTCTGTAAAATGCAATACCATGGAATAGTCTgtagtggggtttttttttcattataataataatgcagGAAAAAACACTTTGTAATAATGCTAGActtcaaatttctttttaaagaaaaaaaaacattatcttatcttatgatcacattataaatatttgagcatttatttaaagatccaaaattgaaaacatttttttaaagtcattaacaatatttttattctttaaagtaagtttggaaagagttaaaataatgTGCTAATAGAAGTTGACTTTGACAGTTATATGTAGAGTTATCTCCTTCATATTTACACccacatttgtaaaaaatacaaaatacagaAATACCCAGAAAAATCTCTAATATAcaagtaataaaatataaaaataataataaaaaacaaaacgaagGAAGAATTGAAAGGggctacaaaataaaaaaaaaaaaaaacttttttaattaCACCACTAAAATAGAATGTAGGTTACAATTACATTTGAGGCACTTAGTGTGGTATTGTTGTTCTAAAGATATACATTATTTTTGGTCTTTATTATTTTggacaaaaaataaagttcactttgtgtgtttttattattattcagcATACAATAAAGAATGGAATTGTGCACAAAAATGCAAGTTCATTTGAGAATTTATAAAAACTGGATCTAgtgatatttaatttcaaaatctCCATTATGTAATTGCAGGAACatttttatgatttaaaaacaaGTAAACATAAATATCATTTATAAAGTAACACTTCATATTTAAGCTATACAtgtcattgttatatatacaaataaatattttacaatttatatttaaaacacaaTTGACTTTCCAGacacttttatttcaaaaaaaagaatacacttCATGTCACTTAAAGCCTAATAAATATGGCCATCATACGCTTTCATGTAAATATAAAAGGTTGACAAGGTTCAGTATTCGCCAGTATATGGCATGtatgtaacatataaaacaGCATTACTTGTGACTGTCAGGTAATATGTTCTTAAAATAAGTTTCCTACATATCAGTAGTTTACAAACAAATGATGTCTTTTTACTTAGTTAAGTACTAATGTAGAAATTCATTCAATGCTAACCCTTGAACagacagagtttaagtcatttaaACACCCACCATTGTGTTCCAGGTGAAAAGCAAATGCCTTGTCTGCTACATGTTGTCTGCCTCAAGTTCCAGAGTGGCTTGTTATTTTGATGCGTGGACTTGTTCGGGCTGAGCTGGCCAACTGCGGCCTCATGTAGCTGGGCAGAGTGGCCCTTTTGGTGGTTGGATTATATTCCAGTATTGGAGCATTAGTCCAAAGTGTCTGtcaaatatgtaaatattttgctttagtGGGGTTTCTTATATCACAGATTTATTTGAATGAGCTACAATCATAGTTATGAATAATATTTCAAACTCAAATCAGTAAATCTAACCAGTTCTTGAACTCTATTTAGTATGCTACATTCATAGACATTTGGCTTCAGTCATATAAAGTCACATGACTTCAGTCTACATCATCATCAAacccatttgagtgagggctttagaggttcaaatcctctcttgcaaaagccgtGGACAGAAACCTTGCTCTTTTGCGTAGTGCAATTATGTCACCATTATTGTGTGATAATTCAAACATAAATCATTAAATCTAACAAGTTCTTAAACTCTATTTAGTATGCTACATTCATATATGTTTGGCTCTTATGACTTCAGTCTATATAAACTCtttgacattttgtttaattttcttttccaaGTATTAGAACTCAAGTATATCGTAACATATGGAAACATCCTGTTGTagatttcctttaaaaaaaaataatctataaataattgtttctcAATATTAGACCTTATTGTACTTTGCTCAAAGCAAATGTTTACCTCTTTGGCTTCCCTTGACCAAAGTAGAGCAGCCTCGTCATCAGAATGTGATCCAGAGAAACTAAGTATTACAGGTCTCCCTTCACTTCTTTAATAAAGAAATCCACATTTGTACAGATGCATTCAATTTATACAAAGcaaatacttataaaatattagtgaaatataataattgtaaaaaaataaatatatattgaatttattattttatattgaaacaaacaaacaaacaaacaaacaaaaaaaaataacttttatacTCACTGAGTGGAAAGCAGCCATTTTACAGGTTTatctgatattttgtttttactcatTAGTGCCAGGTCTGTGCCACCAGCATACAGGTCTAGCGTACTGGCGATACTGGTGGCTCTACTTTCCATGCTGACagatatagaaaaataaaactattaacaTAAATAGATTATAAAcacagacaaaataaaatattgagacatttaatatatttttgattattttataatgttatAAATGTATGACATTCATTACACCACACAACTATTTGGCTTAAGTAGATAATTGAATGTAACTGACAAAAATGATCAGAGTATTATTACTTCTTATAAATAGTGTTTCTTCCATGCTCCTATAAAACACTCAGTGCACTCTTTACTGGGCATGTAGGAGGGAAAGAGTAATTGAGAGTaaggttttctttctttcattaggTGCTCAGCCAAAACAACTCAGCTTGAGTCCTATTTCAACTAAATATTCCTTGTCTACACTGGGATTTGAGCTCAAGTCTTCTCAGTTCATGGGTAGGGAATCCAAATGGTTTGGTATCTATCAGACATACATTATTAGTTTTCACCTACTTGTAGGCACTGGGTCTAGGCATTCTGTATCTGACACTGTCATTGTCCTGTGATGGTGTAGAGATGTCATCATAAGAAGACCAGCCAGCAGAGTTGCAGTCACTCATATTTGGAGTGGACAGAAATGCCATCATctgagagaagaaaagaaacttataaACAGTTTAGTTCTCATTAAGTTAAAGTTATTTCAAGAAAATTTAGCCTACtgaataaaaaattgaaatgttttggaacaaaacattcaaatctctttcaatctgcccatgtggaatgtcaccagagaatgctgaccatgcccttcaaaactgtattctttaccaagaggcagGAACTAGaaactggccccaaaacacccctacagaaagaaaactatatggaaagctccctgatttggaaaccactgagcAGTTCATCTGATATATTGGTCTAGCCatcaaaaaaaattcttgcTCCAAGAAACTAAATAATCAGTCTTACACTAATAGCCCAAGATCCAGTTTGATACACCTTACCTAAAATGGTCAGTCTTACAAGCTTACAATAAGTAACATAcaacttattttattattatcatacaGCAATAACAAAACCAAGACCTCccctacaaaataaaaaaaaaaaaaaaggttaaggtAGTGGGTCACATTACTGATTAAAAAGTGCATctactttcatttattatagtaaatatattggatggctgcctgtttGTGCTGTATGCACTCTGAACTGCCATTCAGTTGCCTCAAAAGTcctaggttcaaaccctgtccacTGCCTTCCCCCATCATCTTgtaggaggtttggacttggaTGTAATTATGTTCagattctgaaggaacatgtcaaacattgcaGTAACTATAGCTTTATGTTCAAATTTAACTTAATGCAACTATTGTCATAAGTCTAACTTAAGGCAACTGAGCACTATGTTGATCATAATGATTAATTTCTTGGTTTCATACATAaacagataataataatttagccCTGTTGTAATAAAAATATCTCTATTTATAGAAACTAGAAATTTATGAGAAGCTACCATCTCCACTAGATTAAAATGATTTGGTACGAAGTAGATACCTTATCATCTTCAGAAGACAGACACAAATGAGAACTGTAAGAGCTAGCAGTGTCTCTCAGAAACTGATTCATTCTTTGATCTTTCAAATCAGAGTTGGTACTGATACAACTGAGGCGTCTGCTTGAAGGTAAGGAAGAGTCAACATCACCGCCCAGCCCATCATGCATTCCTATTGACATGACAGAGCCCTCAAGGTCAGTGTCAACATGAATATTGGTGTAGTCCAGCCGCCACTGAGCATCAGGGTCTTTGGGTTGAATATTTCCTAATATTATACTTGCATCAGAGCTCTGTCTCCCAATCACAGATAATGGCTTCTTAGGTGATCCAGTTGAATGATATAAGGATCCAAAATCTGAAGACTTAGAATGTGTTTCTGAGGAAGTGTAACTATCTTTATTTCCAGACAATTTGGGGGCTCTCTGAACTTTCTGAACTTGTACATTTGCATTCTCAGGAATAATGTCATTTAAcaacttaaattttaaatttgcgTTGGACATTTTCTTGTAGCTGTCTTTGAATGACTGAACACGCGCTTCATGGACAACACTGTCCTCATCAGAGTccccataaaactttgtatcaATGCTTAGCTGCTCTGTTTCTTCTTGCTGGCTACTTATTGGATGTTTCATGGCACTGTTTTCACTGGGTGTGAAGTTGGGGGTGTTTGTGTTCTGAGGACGAACATTGCTTTGAAGATATGTAGGCTCACCATTTAAAGGTCTAGACACATTTTCTTCTTGGggaaatgttttgttatcaGGAATGTTTTTGTCAGCATCTACCAGCATTTCAAGAGGTGTGGTAGATGAATTCGACAATTTATGCACAGCGTCTTGTTGAGAATCTGATATATCAAAAGTAACAAGTTCCTTTGAAACAGAGGATGGTGAAGTTAGGTTGTGATTAATGTCTTGAGTTTCAAGAGTTTCTGTGACCACAACAGATTCTCCCACTGAACTTGAGATGTGTTGACTGAGATTGGGATTAGTTTGGTCTGTAAATTTGTCTTTAAGTTTAGATGACTTTTTATTAGAGCTGAGATTCAAGTCAACTTTGAAGTTTTTCTTAAGGCTTTGCACTCTTCTAAGAATAGTGTTGGATTTAGTCTTCTCGATGTGCTCCTCAACAAAGTGACCATTCAAGGCGTCTCTGTTTGTTTCACTCAAGATGTCTCCATTAAACTTGTTGGCCAAATTGTTTTCATAAGTTAAGTTCAGATGAATGTCATTCTGTAAAGTATTGTCTGTTAAAATGTTGTCTTTTAAATCTATCTCTTCTTGGCTATTAGTAGTTGTGTCTTTATTAGTTGTATCACCTCCATCCCTAATAGAGTTCTCTTGAAACACATCATCTGACTCAGCTGTTTTATTAGACTCTAAAGAAACACTTCTTTCATTAGATAGAATGAATACTTTAGTTTTTGATACTTCATCATTTTCTTCACTTTGAAAGTGTATTGAGTCAGGTGAGTCAGGCACTTCGTTATTTAGGTCTGTAACAAGCTCTGCTGAACACTCAGTACTTTCCTGTGGTGTACATGATAGACCATTGACAGAGCTCTCAAATCTTTGCTCTGTTTCTTTTGTAATTTTCTCATGAATTGAAGAGATTCCACTGTCTGCTGACTTTCTTGATGCTCTTTTCTCATAGCAAACAACAATATCCTTATTTACATTGGAAATATCTTGGGGatagtttttacatgttttatcTTCATTACTGCTAGGTCTTGTAGTCACCTCATCATGTTTATGTATGGGTAAGTTTAAATGAATGACATCTGCAATGTGTTTCTCAGCCACAGGAATTACAGTCACCTGCTGGATGTTTTTGAATGGTTCTTTTGGCTGGGCATAGCCTGAGTCGTACATTGAAACAACATCTGGTGCTATGGTATCACTGATATCAGAGTGATGGCTATAATTGGAGCTGACCCCTGATGTGTTGGTCTTAATAGAAAACTCGGTGTGGGCAGAATCAGCTGACCATGTCTTAGTGAGATCCATTTTGTTCTCAAAATTCACATCGTGAGAGAAGATATTTCTTTGATCAAAATGATCTTTTACGTTAGGCATAGAATTTTCTCTAGAATTTATTCCTATGTTTTTAAGGTCTGAATCCATTCCAGGGAGCTCTATTTCTAAATATGAACTATTGCTATCATCCATATTGCTCTGGTCAATGGAATCATCCCCATCTGTGCCTTGCCTATGTATAAGCTCTTTCACACGTTTTTCCACTTCCACAAGCCGTGCAAGACTCTCAACATCACTCTTTTGTGAGGAAGACTGCCATGACTGAAGTTCCAAGTCACCCGATAAAAATGCTTCCGCCATGAAAGATGATGCTTCTGATGGAGTTTTCTGCCCTTGAGAGAAAACATCAAAGGTGATGAGAATGCCCTCCCCAGTTCCTACCCAAACATTGTAGTCTAGGGAGAGAATGGATGTGATTCTAGCAGCATTAAAATAAGTTTCATCttcctgcaaaaaaaaataaataaataaaaaaaaataagtttttgtttttttcaaataaacagTTAGTCAATATTAAGAACATTTCTAAAGAACAGGAGTTTAATATATACCATTGTACTAAAGAGCAGAAGTTTAATATAGACCATAGTACTAAAGAACAGGAGTTTAATATAGACTATTGTACTAAAGAACAGGAGTTTAATATAGACCATTGTACTAAAGAACAGGAGTTTAATATAGACCATTGAACTAAAGAATCctgactgtaaaaaaaaatatgcatctagataaattattttcattatgtTCAATTtcagtatttaaaacaaaaaaatcgtaCTTTTCTCAGATTTGGAAACTTTCCTGTACGGGTATCGTACAGCATTTTACAAGTGATGTTCTCAGGATCCCACAATTCCAGAACAGAAGATCCTCTGACAGAGATCCAGACACCTGGAAGACCAGGGACAAGGGACAGTATGGTGTCATAGGGATTAGTGGATACTGTGAATCTGTCTTTGGGATCGAGAGTACTGACAAAgatgaagaaataaataaaagattatattaatcaacattttaaagacgttgttgcaaaaaaaaaaaaaaaaattgtgttgagAATGACAAAGAGACATTATTATCAAGCCAAATTTCACATTCTTTTAATTGCATTGTTTGGTCTAAATTGATAGTGCCACCATATGACCATATGCTAAGTATTTGTTCAATAAAGGTATGCAACTAGTAAGTAATTTTTACAATAGCCaaataatttcaatttaaattaaTCATCAAAGGCATTAACAAAAGTGTTGTCTATTTTTTAAGCTGTTCTTATACAGGAGGTCCTGATGATTACAACTCTTCTCCTAAATAGTGTTATACTAGATTGTTTTGACTTGACTAGTTTCAGGTCATTAATGCCATAAACACAAACTCTTTCCAGACTAACCTGCAGCAGTAGGCCTATTTCGTTAAGATAAAGTTGCCTCAACAGACTTACCTGCCTCAGTATTTCCAGCACCTTCTACAACTTGCTCCTCATAATAAGCAtgttctctcttttctttaatTACTGTTTTAATGACTGTTCCATTTCATTACTAAACATATTATATATTCCTTAAAGTGATTTTTTATAATTCTTCAAGATACTGTGTTTGGAAAGgtgttaatataaaataagtgcTTACTGTATTTAGAGCAGTATGTACGTGTGTTCCAACTTACACAGAAAATCAGTTTACAATGTTACATAGGAACCAATCAATGTTGTAACCTGAGAACCCCCTGTATACAATAAACACAGAAATAGAAATGCTAGCATGTTTACCTGGCATTGATAATTGAGACATTGTTTCCACATGCACACCAAAGTTTATTGCCTAGGACCTGCAAGCAGGTGACTGGAGACTGACCAACAGGTAGATAGAATAGGTCATAATTGGTACACTGAGAGCTCACAGCCTAaacacagaaaataaaaaattagcatATGGTATAAAAAACCATCTTGCTAATCTGACTTgctaattaaatatatatatatagatatatatataaaaccaaATCTTGCTTCTGGAAAAGGATGGGCTTTAAGGACAAAAAAGTGAAGTCAATATGTTGCaaatcctcctcactttaatcaAAATTTTTTGCACAAGTCGCTTTGTCATTCCCCttagaatatatataaaacattgttGGCAATGCTGGTTCTTTGGGTCAGAAAAATGCTGTTTAGAAACAGACACAGCTCCGTAAACCTATATATTGTTAATTTCTGACTTAGTTACCTTTCCAAGATGCCCCCACTATAAAGAAACAGCttcacatttttatattaaGTGCTTAGGGGAGATGCATCTAAAACATCATTAGACCAGCATGAGTGTTatgagacacaaagatagaggcacttTTCTCATTCCATACACTAGAAcaattttgtacaaatgctccttcttccctggtgccatgagagaatggaatgggttgcctgaatcacccaggaaaaccaacgatttaGCAGATTAACAAGCAagacttttttgaagtaacacctgtaatatataagataagattagactATGGTGACAGAAACAATTTCTAGCCAttgccatcccccgtcatcctgcgggaagttaggactaggaagtaaattatcttcaactccgaagaaacatccgaaaaatgttacaaacattGCACTATGGTGGGAGCAGTTCCTCATAATCATTCATCTTAGGTATACATGTTAACTATAAAACATGCCTTTCTGAACAGTTTTGATCTATAAGCTTCCAATCAACAAAGAATGCTATTGgtatacaaaacaaaagacatacattttataaatgttttcatgGGTTTAGAAGACAAGATTTTACATATAATTATCTAAACCATAATTTGTTCTATTTTTGGGCTATTTACCTCGAAAACAGCAATAGTTCCATCAGCTAAACCAGCAAATAGTCTGTACATTTTGTCACCATCTTCATCTTGATACACTTGCATTGACAATACTGCATCATGTAGTCTCTGCTGCCATAGTAGCTCCCTAGAATATAATATTGTGAACTATTATCATCTTGTTGTTTTGATAAtttcaaaaaacatttttcagaaAGTTGAGCAGTAGAAGAGCAtgtgaattttattttcaatattttttcacctcttaatcaagcaaaataaaacaaaaatactatttgaaaaaaaagcctatctaaggggaagatctatatatttatagccatttctatcaatactgtaagatttatttcgcTTAATCATAatcaaagtaaaataattaattaccattaccTTATTTACCTTAATtaaatggttactttttttaaatgatttttgttAGCAATGatggataattgtgcaaagtttcaactttatctaAGAATGGGAGGAAGGAGAGATAATATGTACAAATGTTGTACcaaatagacagagtgagttgatataagctttgttaaaacagGTTAACAAAAGTTTAAGGGGAAAacccaagaaaataaaaaaaaaacatatattttttttagtgtatcacatttaaaaattaaaaaaatagaaattcttagagaaactaaaaactaagcAAAAGTTGCTTGGATCATATTGACAATCTACATGCAAatcaattttataaaaatgtcaAATAGTATAAAATTAGGACTTTTaaattcatatctct from Biomphalaria glabrata chromosome 9, xgBioGlab47.1, whole genome shotgun sequence encodes the following:
- the LOC106079591 gene encoding uncharacterized protein LOC106079591 isoform X5 gives rise to the protein MSGWASLSGYLSIKPGGGGLSLLKTRKRLWCVLEESQGRLLYFKNEDDARSKVPIGYIEIRGAAITLDMDSHNQFIIIVDGKEIQLTAENHESMMIWLMALQARRDQFALAEKSRTSSTSTENDFDLDLNFLEVVESRERVGFDLNLSDRSERSSAAMDDILAKKRLNYIRSASDLSIVRTTTELKPTPMHQPRAHKPLEATQSLQGQSLVATVGFLGLSPDWRRNQLKKMGDTIDNSHPSAKIFEKDRSLSLPPLLEESALSHLHSGSRQLSMSMRAQRMTQNDVIWSTQSSSSSTDNSDDLYMGSGHQSVSRSASDKDSETIASTAPQEETSQAEVPDDEGRVSDLEKELIATKCELAKVLNKQSCFQEILKQKDEIIEDLDEKLGNRSFNSEGYDSKKRGTAVNKEHQERVRVLQNQNRFLNEEVRRLAKLRSQEHDKIKIQESKVRKLEADIEVWKLEYISLIQSSIRFTGTDTMDDAELSLYGGDRHKNRIISLLEEARKINPSLPTFELLSRGEVHVDTYGFKHHFSDEGLLLHYLCQELSQHFLCQASSYEKHQRNWLQYLKNNTKQLMANKKTLKALVRNGIPDVHRKTMWKAFVMAQVEDIIIEKGAHYFRSLCNSVPDSPLAARYRKQISLDLMRTMPTNVKFSTQGCKGIMDLQDVLLAFCIHNPHVGYCQGMNFLVAMALLFMDAQDAFWTLVAVTERYHSPSYFDHNLLGAQADQAVLHDLMSEKLSELAKHLDAIDIEISTVTLNWFLALFFDAVPFPTLLRIWDCFLLEGPKVLFRFSLAILHIHSKEIIMKCDTISVMRHLKACAKITYDVDGLVMAAFKTLKPFPRRQDIVSKQTCYLNALKEKYKWRDMQRVTYAERENVYLSMECDADKYTGFECCTVTKPGEAWVAYSDPPFVKICIVDCKEQTMTDTNIIFETRVLSMVYANDDMVLIGTLSWFVFSYSQSTKELLWQQRLHDAVLSMQVYQDEDGDKMYRLFAGLADGTIAVFEAVSSQCTNYDLFYLPVGQSPVTCLQVLGNKLWCACGNNVSIINASTLDPKDRFTVSTNPYDTILSLVPGLPGVWISVRGSSVLELWDPENITCKMLYDTRTGKFPNLRKEDETYFNAARITSILSLDYNVWVGTGEGILITFDVFSQGQKTPSEASSFMAEAFLSGDLELQSWQSSSQKSDVESLARLVEVEKRVKELIHRQGTDGDDSIDQSNMDDSNSSYLEIELPGMDSDLKNIGINSRENSMPNVKDHFDQRNIFSHDVNFENKMDLTKTWSADSAHTEFSIKTNTSGVSSNYSHHSDISDTIAPDVVSMYDSGYAQPKEPFKNIQQVTVIPVAEKHIADVIHLNLPIHKHDEVTTRPSSNEDKTCKNYPQDISNVNKDIVVCYEKRASRKSADSGISSIHEKITKETEQRFESSVNGLSCTPQESTECSAELVTDLNNEVPDSPDSIHFQSEENDEVSKTKVFILSNERSVSLESNKTAESDDVFQENSIRDGGDTTNKDTTTNSQEEIDLKDNILTDNTLQNDIHLNLTYENNLANKFNGDILSETNRDALNGHFVEEHIEKTKSNTILRRVQSLKKNFKVDLNLSSNKKSSKLKDKFTDQTNPNLSQHISSSVGESVVVTETLETQDINHNLTSPSSVSKELVTFDISDSQQDAVHKLSNSSTTPLEMLVDADKNIPDNKTFPQEENVSRPLNGEPTYLQSNVRPQNTNTPNFTPSENSAMKHPISSQQEETEQLSIDTKFYGDSDEDSVVHEARVQSFKDSYKKMSNANLKFKLLNDIIPENANVQVQKVQRAPKLSGNKDSYTSSETHSKSSDFGSLYHSTGSPKKPLSVIGRQSSDASIILGNIQPKDPDAQWRLDYTNIHVDTDLEGSVMSIGMHDGLGGDVDSSLPSSRRLSCISTNSDLKDQRMNQFLRDTASSYSSHLCLSSEDDKMMAFLSTPNMSDCNSAGWSSYDDISTPSQDNDSVRYRMPRPSAYNMESRATSIASTLDLYAGGTDLALMSKNKISDKPVKWLLSTQSEGRPVILSFSGSHSDDEAALLWSREAKETLWTNAPILEYNPTTKRATLPSYMRPQLASSARTSPRIKITSHSGT
- the LOC106079591 gene encoding uncharacterized protein LOC106079591 isoform X4 is translated as MSGWASLSGYLSIKPGGGGLSLLKTRKRLWCVLEESQGRLLYFKNEDDARSKVPIGYIEIRGAAITLDMDSHNQFIIIVDGKEIQLTAENHESMMIWLMALQARRDQFALAEKSRTSSTSTENDFDLDLNFLEVVESRERVGFDLNLSDRSERSSAAMDDILAKKRLNYIRSASDLSIVRTTTELKPTPMHQPRAHKPLEATQSLQGQSLVATVGFLGLSPDWRRNQLKKMGDTIDNSHPSAKTVFEKDRSLSLPPLLEESALSHLHSGSRQLSMSMRAQRMTQNDVIWSTQSSSSSTDNSDDLYMGSGHQSVSRSASDKDSETIASTAPQEETSQAEVPDDEGRVSDLEKELIATKCELAKVLNKQSCFQEILKQKDEIIEDLDEKLGNRSFNSEGYDSKKRGTAVNKEHQERVRVLQNQNRFLNEEVRRLAKLRSQEHDKIKIQESKVRKLEADIEVWKLEYISLIQSSIRFTGTDTMDDAELSLYGGDRHKNRIISLLEEARKINPSLPTFELLSRGEVHVDTYGFKHHFSDEGLLLHYLCQELSQHFLCQASSYEKHQRNWLQYLKNNTKQLMANKKTLKALVRNGIPDVHRKTMWKAFVMAQVEDIIIEKGAHYFRSLCNSVPDSPLAARYRKQISLDLMRTMPTNVKFSTQGCKGIMDLQDVLLAFCIHNPHVGYCQGMNFLVAMALLFMDAQDAFWTLVAVTERYHSPSYFDHNLLGAQADQAVLHDLMSEKLSELAKHLDAIDIEISTVTLNWFLALFFDAVPFPTLLRIWDCFLLEGPKVLFRFSLAILHIHSKEIIMKCDTISVMRHLKACAKITYDVDGLVMAAFKTLKPFPRRQDIVSKQTCYLNALKEKYKWRDMQRVTYAERENVYLSMECDADKYTGFECCTVTKPGEAWVAYSDPPFVKICIVDCKEQTMTDTNIIFETRVLSMVYANDDMVLIGTLSWFVFSYSQSTKELLWQQRLHDAVLSMQVYQDEDGDKMYRLFAGLADGTIAVFEAVSSQCTNYDLFYLPVGQSPVTCLQVLGNKLWCACGNNVSIINASTLDPKDRFTVSTNPYDTILSLVPGLPGVWISVRGSSVLELWDPENITCKMLYDTRTGKFPNLRKEDETYFNAARITSILSLDYNVWVGTGEGILITFDVFSQGQKTPSEASSFMAEAFLSGDLELQSWQSSSQKSDVESLARLVEVEKRVKELIHRQGTDGDDSIDQSNMDDSNSSYLEIELPGMDSDLKNIGINSRENSMPNVKDHFDQRNIFSHDVNFENKMDLTKTWSADSAHTEFSIKTNTSGVSSNYSHHSDISDTIAPDVVSMYDSGYAQPKEPFKNIQQVTVIPVAEKHIADVIHLNLPIHKHDEVTTRPSSNEDKTCKNYPQDISNVNKDIVVCYEKRASRKSADSGISSIHEKITKETEQRFESSVNGLSCTPQESTECSAELVTDLNNEVPDSPDSIHFQSEENDEVSKTKVFILSNERSVSLESNKTAESDDVFQENSIRDGGDTTNKDTTTNSQEEIDLKDNILTDNTLQNDIHLNLTYENNLANKFNGDILSETNRDALNGHFVEEHIEKTKSNTILRRVQSLKKNFKVDLNLSSNKKSSKLKDKFTDQTNPNLSQHISSSVGESVVVTETLETQDINHNLTSPSSVSKELVTFDISDSQQDAVHKLSNSSTTPLEMLVDADKNIPDNKTFPQEENVSRPLNGEPTYLQSNVRPQNTNTPNFTPSENSAMKHPISSQQEETEQLSIDTKFYGDSDEDSVVHEARVQSFKDSYKKMSNANLKFKLLNDIIPENANVQVQKVQRAPKLSGNKDSYTSSETHSKSSDFGSLYHSTGSPKKPLSVIGRQSSDASIILGNIQPKDPDAQWRLDYTNIHVDTDLEGSVMSIGMHDGLGGDVDSSLPSSRRLSCISTNSDLKDQRMNQFLRDTASSYSSHLCLSSEDDKMMAFLSTPNMSDCNSAGWSSYDDISTPSQDNDSVRYRMPRPSAYNMESRATSIASTLDLYAGGTDLALMSKNKISDKPVKWLLSTQSEGRPVILSFSGSHSDDEAALLWSREAKETLWTNAPILEYNPTTKRATLPSYMRPQLASSARTSPRIKITSHSGT